The following coding sequences are from one Pseudonocardia sp. HH130630-07 window:
- a CDS encoding L-threonylcarbamoyladenylate synthase, with the protein MSAPHTQPLFDCSDPVERQRGLAAAARAARGGDLVVLPTDTVYGIGCDAFNGTAVRSLLSAKRRGPDMPVGVLVGSWTTIDGLVTSVPQSARALIEAFWPGEVSLVLEHAPSLAWDLGSTRGTVMLRMPLHPVALELLREVGPMAVSSANTSGNPPASTVSEAIAQLTSSVRVYLDGGPSGDPVASTIVDLTGARPRLLREGGVTAAQIEEVVGSGIDRS; encoded by the coding sequence GTGAGCGCACCGCATACCCAGCCGCTGTTCGACTGCAGCGATCCGGTGGAGCGGCAGCGTGGGCTGGCCGCCGCCGCCCGCGCCGCCCGGGGCGGTGACCTGGTCGTGCTGCCGACCGACACCGTGTACGGGATCGGCTGCGACGCGTTCAACGGCACGGCGGTGCGGTCGCTGCTGTCCGCGAAGCGCCGCGGCCCGGACATGCCGGTCGGCGTCCTCGTCGGCTCCTGGACGACGATCGACGGCCTGGTCACCTCGGTGCCGCAGTCCGCGCGGGCGTTGATCGAGGCGTTCTGGCCGGGCGAGGTCTCCCTGGTCCTGGAGCACGCGCCGTCGCTGGCCTGGGACCTGGGCAGCACCCGCGGGACGGTGATGCTGCGGATGCCGCTGCACCCGGTCGCGCTGGAGCTGCTGCGGGAGGTCGGGCCGATGGCCGTGTCGAGTGCGAACACCTCGGGGAACCCGCCGGCGTCGACGGTGAGTGAGGCGATCGCGCAGCTCACCTCGTCCGTGCGCGTCTACCTCGACGGCGGGCCCTCCGGCGATCCGGTGGCGTCCACGATCGTCGACCTCACCGGGGCGCGGCCCCGGCTGCTCCGCGAGGGCGGGGTGACGGCCGCGCAGATCGAGGAGGTCGTCGGCAGCGGGATCGACCGCAGCTGA
- the prmC gene encoding peptide chain release factor N(5)-glutamine methyltransferase, which translates to MNRLPLRVAIAEAERVLAAAGVASPRVDAELLAAHVLDTSRSMLLMTPLVDSDLIEDLRALVARRATREPLQHILGTAVLGPVEVAVGPGVFTPRPETELLFEWGLARLTGVRRPRVLDLCTGSGALALAFAVARPDAEVHVLEADPSALSWARRNIAAHVEGGGRPVVLHAADVRWPDLLIELEGAVDLVVCNPPYVPDGTPVPPEVERWDPPGAVFGGPDGTELIGSVVRGASGWLRHGGWLAIEHDDTHGETVPALLRRRRTLGEVTEHHDLTGRPRFVTARRVPCG; encoded by the coding sequence GTGAACAGGCTGCCGCTGCGGGTGGCGATCGCCGAGGCGGAGCGGGTGCTCGCCGCGGCCGGGGTCGCGTCCCCGCGGGTGGACGCCGAGCTGCTCGCCGCGCACGTGCTCGACACGAGCCGGTCGATGCTGCTGATGACGCCGCTCGTCGACTCCGACCTGATCGAGGACCTGCGTGCGCTCGTGGCCCGGCGGGCGACCCGGGAACCGTTGCAGCACATCCTCGGCACCGCCGTGCTCGGCCCGGTCGAGGTGGCCGTCGGCCCCGGGGTGTTCACCCCGCGCCCGGAGACCGAGCTGCTGTTCGAGTGGGGGCTCGCGAGGCTCACCGGCGTCCGCCGCCCGCGGGTGCTCGACCTGTGCACCGGGTCCGGCGCGCTGGCGCTGGCCTTCGCGGTGGCCCGGCCGGACGCCGAGGTGCACGTGCTGGAGGCCGATCCCTCGGCGCTGTCCTGGGCCCGGCGCAACATCGCGGCGCACGTCGAGGGCGGCGGGCGCCCGGTCGTCCTGCACGCCGCCGACGTCCGCTGGCCGGACCTGCTGATCGAGCTGGAGGGCGCCGTCGACCTGGTCGTCTGCAACCCGCCCTACGTCCCGGACGGCACCCCGGTGCCGCCCGAGGTGGAGCGCTGGGACCCGCCGGGTGCGGTCTTCGGCGGGCCGGACGGGACCGAGCTGATCGGCTCGGTCGTCCGCGGGGCCAGCGGCTGGCTGCGGCACGGCGGATGGCTGGCGATCGAGCACGACGACACCCACGGCGAGACGGTGCCGGCGTTGCTGCGCCGCCGCCGGACGCTGGGCGAGGTCACCGAGCACCACGATCTCACCGGGCGGCCGCGCTTCGTGACGGCCCGCCGCGTGCCCTGCGGCTGA